CCACCTGCAGGACCAGACTCCGACTGCTAGGTTTCTAGGGTAGGTGTATCATCGAGGGCTTTTCTGATTTAACAGTTAGCACCAGATATATGCGTGAGCGCACGTATCATGTACTATTGTATATTCTTGAAAACGAGGTATCGAAATCTTTCAAACATACAGTCGACTATACGAAGACGGGCGCCAAAGTATACTGTACACATGACAATCACGTGCATTGAATCCACGTGGCAATGGTGCCATTGGCAATAGGTGACAACTGAAAGGCAATAAAGACGAGACACCAAGCACTGATGGGCCTAGGTCCTTCCTCGCTCGTCTTGTTATCAAAACGTAATTGCAGCTGAGTTGTCCATTAATATAAAATTCAATTCATTCACTGTACAGATGTGAGATGAGATAGTTTTCCGAGGATCGGCAGTCTCGCTTCCTGGTCGTAGCTGAACGTGTCAGCGTGACGCGTTGCCGAACCTCGGCAATTTTTTGACAGTATCAAATACCTTTTTCCATGCTCTTAAAATCTTCTGACAACCAGATCCCCGAAAGCTGCCAACTGACTGCGCATAACCGCGCCAGGACCCGCGGCATGACGTTTCGAAATTAAACGCTTCGACATCAATTGCTCAACCCCCTTTTCCCATTCTTTCGTGTTGAAATATGCTCTGTTCAAGATCATCTTTGGTTTGAAAATACTCTATATTTAAGCATTGAATTGAATGAAACCAACAAGGCTGGCGGATATATAAGCAACGCCCGCTAAAGCAACGGTAAATCAATTGCGGCACCCCGCTAAACGGCCAGGCTGCTAAGGGCCAGGCTAGTTTGGTAGCCTTTATCAGAGGGAATCAATCTAGCACATCACCCACCAAACCCAACATGGGCGACCATAGCAACGATGACGGGGCAATCCCCTTCCCGACGTTGATTCGTCCACCACCGGAGGACCCCAACAAGGCTCCGATCGAAAACGTCCTGGACGTGACGGAGATGACCGTCCTCGGCCGGGACGTCTTCACCAACACCCGCCCGGCGTGGCAACCCCCGGGAGCACGCGGCATTTTTGGCGGCTCCGTCATCGCCATGTGCCTCTCGGCTGGGCAAAAGACGGTCCCGGCCAACTTCCTCGTCCACTCTTGCCACTGCTACTTCCTCCTGGCGGGGGCTAACGAGGTGCCCATCCTGTTCCACGTCGAGCGCGTGCGCGACGGCCGCTCCTACGCCACGCGCACCGTgcaggcccgccagcgcggcCGCTGCATCTTCACCACCACTGTCAGCTTCGTCAAGGAGACGCCCGACGCGGAGCACAAGGAGAACCAGAACGTCGTGCGCCACTCGGCCAGCATGCCGGCCGACGCCGGGCCCCCTCCCCCCGACGACCTGGACGAGGTGCCACAGCTGGCCTGGCTCGGACCCTTCCAGTCGCGCCGCATCAAGGTCACCAACATGGACAGCCCCGAAGTCCACAACCGCAAGTCGCggcagtggacgagggcCAGGGGCAAGATCAGCGCCCAGGGCGGCGTCCAGGCCCACATGAACGCGCTGGCCTACGTCAGCGATAGCTACTTTATCGGCACCATCTCCAGAATCCACAAGCTGTGGAGGTTCCCGGTTAAGGTCGACGAGATTGACACGCTGGATCCCTGGGTGGTGCAGCAAATCAAGGACTTGCAGTATGTTCATTACAcacctttttctccttttgctTCAATGTGGGACAGTTTTCGTGAGACTTCCTATGGAGGACATTTTACTGACAACGTGCTCCTGATTAAAGTGAGTTTGACGGTGGTGGTGATTTGAAGGAGTGGGCTGATCGGCCCACGCTGGGCATGATGGTCAGCCTTGACCATAGTATCTATTTCCACGAGCCCAGAAGCATCAAGGCGGACGAGTGGATGTTCCAAGAAATGGAAAGCCCTTGGTCTGGAGATGGAAGAGGTGTAGTGATCCAAAGGATATTCAACAAGGAAGGTGTCCTGGTAGCTACGTGTGTTCAAGAGGTAAGTATTTTCCGTCTGCACTTGTCCTTCCTGCTTCAGTAACTGACTTTCTTCAACAGGGTATTGTGAGATTAAAACcaaaggaggaggaagagacGAAGGCTAAATTGTAAACCACCCTAGAGCAGAGTTCTGTTGATTTGCGAGGAAGCTTGTGCGCATCAGATGTATCAAAGAATGTAAAGCTGTGATGTGTACCCCTGATTTTGTTGTCAAATATACAAAACGTGTTCAAAGTGAAACCTCAGAAGGTAGATAAGCAGGCCCACACAAGATCAGTGTCAACAAATGATTACGGTCCTATGCTAGCAGCTAAGGGTATAACCTTGATCTATGCACGCGCATCTGCAACCAATGCTAGCAAATACTTGCACCAAGTTTCATGGCTTAAGTATCAATATCAAACATCAATATCGTCCATCTCCTCAGCGCCTGGGGCCCTCAGGATGAACATGAAGACATCGTGCCCCTCATGACTTCGAGCCTTGGCCTCATCCTGCGAACTATGCTTGTCTTTGCTCTCATGGTCCACCTTGGCTGCTTCCTCTTCCGCCGCCGAATCACTAGCATTGCCCGAGGCAGATTTGTCTGCAGCCTCTCCCTTCGCTTGAGCCTCCTCAATGACTTTACCATCTGAATCGACTGTGACGACGACATCCTTGACGTCCAACGATCCGTCCTCCGTGTATCGCCACATGTCAGCCACCTCTCCCCTGACGAAGCCCGTCAGCCACGCAGCGCCGGTGACGCACGGCACCAGGTACAGCAACGCAGGCTGCCCATGGTTGAACGTCAGTAGCATGCTGATGGTCAGCGCCATGCCGAACGCATAGCCCCAGACCGCGGCCATAAAGTACGTCTTGGCGAACTGCGCAGAGGCCAGGCCGACCGTCAACTTTGCTTTCTTCAGTCCAGTCGTCCAGAGCATGTCACCCCAGCGTCCTTGAGGGTCAATGTACTCGGCCTTGGTCTGGATGGTTCCAATCTCGTCGACCACAATCTTAGCTCCGTCTCCTGTCATAGTCTTGTTTTCGGTGTTCGCAAGCTCGGACGCGAGATTTTGCTTCGTATTTGTAATCCTGCCCTGGTAGTGGCGCCAGAGGTCAAAGCGGAGACATAGACACATGAAGATTCCCGGAAGCACTATATCGCCCAGCCCGAGCATGCTTCCCCGTTTGGGGTCGCCAAAAGTGAGCTTGATAGGGGCATCGACTTTGGTGGCCACAGTGATCATGTATGGCCTGATTCGGCGCAGTCTGCTTGTTAGCATCATATACCCTTTGATGGAATTCCTGGACTTTAGGTATGGAGAGCTCACGTGTAAAAGACCATGACGATATCATAGACAAACAGACCGGCAAGTACCATGGTCCCGATTGTGAACGAAGTGGGAGACATGAGCTGAAAAGCTCCATAGCACATGCCCAGACCCATAATGTTAGAAAGCACTGTAGCGCCGGTGTATTGATAAGCGGCTGCGAACGCGGCCGCAGCCACAAGACCCAGAACGTCGAAAATAGTTAGTTGGAACTCGGTCTTGCCGAATCCATGCAGACCCAGCTTGACTGTCCAGTGCTCCTTGACGAGGAGCCGCACGGTCCAGAGCTTATTTCGGGTCGAATTCGTACAGCTCAGGGTTGAGAGGGGGCCGGCGAAGGGCATGAGATGCTTTTCGTCGGGACGCCAGCTACCAGACTCGTCACGGTAAAAGCCACGCTGCTCCACGGAGATGAGGTCGGTTGAGGCTACCCCATCAGCGGGAGCGGCAGGTCGTTCCTCGGTTGTCTCCTCAATTCGTACCAGCTGACGTTGCAGAACCGAATCGAAACGCCACAAGTTGCCCTTGCCGTCTTTCCAGACGTTTGGAAAGACGAAGCTCGTGGTGAAGTGCATAACATCACCGAGCAGCTTGCCAAGGCTGAACAGCGAAGCAATCGAGAAGTAGCCGCTGATTATCTTGCTGATGAACTCGGGATCGTCCATCCACTGAATGAGGTAGTAAAGACCGACGAGGGTGAAGCCAGCAAGTATAGGGAATAAGATGGCGTCAGAAGCCTGGAAACCTTCAATGAACTGGGCttcttccttcttcttctttttctttttgccatcCTTATTTTTGGTGAACTTGTTGGAAGTCCGGGGTGCGGCTGACGGAGGACGGCGCAGGGTTGCGTGAGCGCCGACATAGATGATGGCGATGGCGGTCAGAACCATACGAGTTTGCAGCAAGAGCAACCCCTTGTTCTCAGTGACGGTCTCTAGAAGCGGAAACCGTTGCGGCTTCGTGCTGTTCGCAACCACTGGAGCTTGGGGATCCATGATTGCTGATATGAAGATCAGAGACGTCTAGAGCATCAAGTCTAGGCAGCTAAGATAGGTAACGGGATATTGTGAAAATTGTATGCCGGGAATGTGATGTGAATGATCAAGATGCAAATTTGAGATCGTTCAGTTCCGAGTGGGATATGCTACACATAACCAGGAATTCCGCTCGTAAACGAAGTGGCGTCAAAGAGTGAGAATTTCAGACAGAAAAGGTACCCTGGGAAGCACTGGTTTTTCCTTCCTCAATACCCAAGCTGTAACCACTAATCTGTTTGTCTTGCGCAGAGAAGAGGCAGATAACAAAGCCTTGGGAAGGAAGCCTTAGCTGGAAGGAATGTCAAATGCGACAACTGTCCTGTCTGCGGCTAGAGAAAGCTTGGCTCCCCAACTCCAGCTCTTTATTTCTTGGCCGTTGATGAGCCCTGACTGGGCTTTTGAATATGGAGAGTTCAACCTAGAAGTTGTCGATAACCTTTGTTTCGTATAGCATGTTGATAAAGGGAGCTGTTTGGTTTCTTTTGATGCGTTAAGCCCAACAAAATCGATTGTGTTTGGGCACTG
Above is a genomic segment from Pyricularia oryzae 70-15 chromosome 7, whole genome shotgun sequence containing:
- a CDS encoding acyl-CoA thioesterase II, giving the protein MGDHSNDDGAIPFPTLIRPPPEDPNKAPIENVLDVTEMTVLGRDVFTNTRPAWQPPGARGIFGGSVIAMCLSAGQKTVPANFLVHSCHCYFLLAGANEVPILFHVERVRDGRSYATRTVQARQRGRCIFTTTVSFVKETPDAEHKENQNVVRHSASMPADAGPPPPDDLDEVPQLAWLGPFQSRRIKVTNMDSPEVHNRKSRQWTRARGKISAQGGVQAHMNALAYVSDSYFIGTISRIHKLWRFPVKVDEIDTLDPWVVQQIKDLHEFDGGGDLKEWADRPTLGMMVSLDHSIYFHEPRSIKADEWMFQEMESPWSGDGRGVVIQRIFNKEGVLVATCVQEGIVRLKPKEEEETKAKL